One Vicia villosa cultivar HV-30 ecotype Madison, WI linkage group LG5, Vvil1.0, whole genome shotgun sequence genomic window, TACAAAGATCAATGTGTGTGGATTTGACTAATGTAATCAAGTGTCTAACAAAACTTATTTCAATAAGCTCGAAGCAGAGCTGTAACACAACTCATCTGTTACTTGAGCAGCATTTATCTTGAACCTCCGTAAGTACGCATAGTCCTCCTAGTGCGGGAATTTGTATGAGTTCGCTGTCCACGACAGGGTAAACCATCGGCATGCCTAATCCCCCTATAGCATTGAATACCAACCAACCTTCCCACATCTCTCTCAACTAactttttctgaaataaaaaagtAACCAAAACAATCAGAGGCATTGTACATTATATTATGGAACAAAACACATAACGTGCAAAATCAAAAAGTAAAGAAGATTAGAGTACCAAATCATTTCCAATCAAGTACTTGGCCAGCAATTCACGAAGAGAGTATAGTTCTCTTTTGCTTAGGTCCTTGACATATTTGTTCTCAACTCCAAGCTCACACACAATGTGATGAGCTTTTGCACGGCCAATCCCGTGGATATGCTGAAGAGCATACTGAAGACGCTTGCTATCTGGAATCTCACCTCCAAGACCACCTCCAATGTTTATATTTCGTACTTGCACACTGCGAAACTGTACAAAACCAAAACGGTGTAACTATTTTGATTCTTAACTGCAATGCATGTCGGGAAACAGAAAACCCTACACTAAGCAAAAGCATAGTTGAAGCATAATAATCTTCTAAAATTGAAAAGGACAGCAGTCGTAAACCCAAAATGATGAAAGGAGAAAAC contains:
- the LOC131602413 gene encoding small ribosomal subunit protein uS13m-like, which translates into the protein MFGFGRIVSNAAVCLRENLTFRSVQVRNINIGGGLGGEIPDSKRLQYALQHIHGIGRAKAHHIVCELGVENKYVKDLSKRELYSLRELLAKYLIGNDLKKLVERDVGRLVGIQCYRGIRHADGLPCRGQRTHTNSRTRRTMRTYGGSR